The proteins below are encoded in one region of Rhododendron vialii isolate Sample 1 chromosome 7a, ASM3025357v1:
- the LOC131332443 gene encoding receptor-like kinase LIP2 isoform X1 → MAYSNTGYVAREHIQNGFDNVKGDISAFGVLLLELLTGKRPFDGFRPREEQSLVNESWKIWWIQTSTNYSPLGLSRFPDIVSLCVQANMSIGTPATTTSRLYSVIWHRQHFYSLFTICCSSSDSNRRRGFGRQPIAKNKDKKAHKVTTSLAEQDAVLEARKTSTGQPGSINRAPGLSFQSDGKSSNIAMDLEFEERLKAVKRSALEQKKIDESKEYESIDYDALVESDRSTVGLGTKIGIGGAIAVFGLVFALEILFPWEVRFPLRRP, encoded by the exons ATGGCTTACAGCAATACTGGCTACGTTGCACGTGAACACATCCAAAACGGATTTGACAATGTAAAAGGGGACATATCTGCTTTTGGGGTGCTTCTTTTGGAGCTGTTAACAGGAAAGAGGCCTTTCGACGG TTTTAGACCAAGGGAAGAGCAATCACTGGTAAATGAGTCTTGGAAAATATGGTGGATCCAAACATCAACAAATTACTCTCCTCTAGGGCTCTCTCGGTTTCCTGATATTGTCTCCCTCTGTGTCCAG GCAAACATGTCCATTGGAACTCCAGCAACAACAACTAGCAGATTATACTCAGTAATATGGCATCGCCAGCACTTCTATAGTTTGTTTACTATATGCTGCTCGTCCTCTGATTCAAATCGGAGGCGCGGCTTTGGGCGTCAACCTATTGCAAAGAATAAGGACAAGAAG GCACACAAAGTGACAACCTCCCTTGCGGAGCAGGATGCAGTATTAGAAGCAAG GAAAACATCTACTGGACAGCCGGGCTCCATAAACA GGGCACCTGGGTTAAGCTTTCAAAGTGATGGAAAATCAAGCAATATTGCCATGGATCTTGAGTTTGAAGAGCGGCTGAAGGCTGTTAAAAG GTCTGCACTTGAGCAGAAAAAGATTGATGAAAGTAAAGAATATGAATCAATTGACTATGATGCGCTGGTTGAATCAGACCGTAGTACAGTTGGACTTGGAACTAAG ATTGGAATAGGAGGTGCAATTGCAGTCTTCGGGTTGGTTTTTGCTCTGGAGATTTTGTTCCCATGGGAAG TGAGATTCCCACTGAGGAGGCCGTGA
- the LOC131332443 gene encoding uncharacterized protein LOC131332443 isoform X3: protein MGSEIPTEEAVIVNSKLSEDAKQNLQARLGEYKAMLSASPQDSNSLEGAAVTLAELGEFTRAASLLEDLIMKKPNDPDAFRLLGEIKYQLRDYEGSAAAYRRSAMVSKTINFDVLRGLTNALLVVKKPDEAVQVLLASCECLIAEMSNDLTITTDGDSSEKESQLVDPIQIQRWMIVFV from the exons ATGGGAAG TGAGATTCCCACTGAGGAGGCCGTGATTGTCAACAGTAAACTCTCAGAAGATGCGAAACAGAATCTTCAG GCTAGGCTTGGAGAATACAAGGCAATGCTTAGTGCCTCTCCACAAGATTCCAATTCTCTTGAA GGTGCGGCAGTAACGTTAGCAGAACTAGGTGAGTTTACTCGGGCTGCCTCTTTGCTGGAGGATTTGATAATG AAGAAACCAAATGATCCTGATGCTTTCCGCTTGCTGGGAGAAATCAAATATCAACTCAGAGATTATGAAGGGAGTGCTGCTGCGTATAGGAGGTCTGCAATG GTATCTAAAACCATTAATTTTGACGTTCTTCGGGGCCTTACAAATGCATTGCTTGTTGTAAAGAAACCAGATGAG GCTGTTCAGGTCCTTCTGGCCTCTTGTGAGTGCTTGATAGCAGAAATGTCAAATGACCTTACTATTACTACTGATGGTGATTCATCGGAGAAAGAGTCGCAGTTGGTGGATCCAATCCAA ATTCAGAGATGGATGATAGTGTTTGTTTGA
- the LOC131332443 gene encoding uncharacterized protein LOC131332443 isoform X2 — MGSEIPTEEAVIVNSKLSEDAKQNLQARLGEYKAMLSASPQDSNSLEGAAVTLAELGEFTRAASLLEDLIMKKPNDPDAFRLLGEIKYQLRDYEGSAAAYRRSAMVSKTINFDVLRGLTNALLVVKKPDEAVQVLLASCECLIAEMSNDLTITTDGDSSEKESQLVDPIQVSNCYWQYLLNLAYIEWTCPYKFYSLSYVPLTVNAASNQSCTSD, encoded by the exons ATGGGAAG TGAGATTCCCACTGAGGAGGCCGTGATTGTCAACAGTAAACTCTCAGAAGATGCGAAACAGAATCTTCAG GCTAGGCTTGGAGAATACAAGGCAATGCTTAGTGCCTCTCCACAAGATTCCAATTCTCTTGAA GGTGCGGCAGTAACGTTAGCAGAACTAGGTGAGTTTACTCGGGCTGCCTCTTTGCTGGAGGATTTGATAATG AAGAAACCAAATGATCCTGATGCTTTCCGCTTGCTGGGAGAAATCAAATATCAACTCAGAGATTATGAAGGGAGTGCTGCTGCGTATAGGAGGTCTGCAATG GTATCTAAAACCATTAATTTTGACGTTCTTCGGGGCCTTACAAATGCATTGCTTGTTGTAAAGAAACCAGATGAG GCTGTTCAGGTCCTTCTGGCCTCTTGTGAGTGCTTGATAGCAGAAATGTCAAATGACCTTACTATTACTACTGATGGTGATTCATCGGAGAAAGAGTCGCAGTTGGTGGATCCAATCCAAGTGAGTAATTGTTACTGGCAGTATTTATTGAATTTAGCATATATAGAGTGGACTTGTCCCTACAAGTTCTATTCCTTAAGTTATGTGCCCTTGACAGTTAATGCTGCGAGCAATCAATCATGCACAAGTGATTGA